The genomic DNA GCTTGAGCAGAATGGCATCATTAGGAAATATACCGTTAAAATCAATCGCTATCAAACCGGGCAACGGTTGCTGGCGTTTGTATTTGTTAATATTGATACAACGGCACATATCGAAAACTTCAGAAATCAAATGGTGCAACACCCCTGCGTTTTGGAATGTCACCACGTTGCGGGCGCTTATGACTATTTGCTCAAAGTTGCTTTAGAAGACACGCAAGCGCTGGAGAACTTTTTATCTGTCACACTTAAAAAGATGGATGGCGTATCAAGCTCAAATACTATTATCACGTTAGCTACCTTAAAGGAAGAATTGAATATATGAAAGGCGGCATCATGATTTGGCGAGGGCTTAAATTTGGTATGCTGTTGCAGCTGGCCATTGGGCCAATGTGTTTGATGGTATTTAACACCTCTGTGACGCAGGGAGTGCTTTATAGTTTGTGTCTTGTGGCGGCTATCGTAATTGTCGATGCTTTTTACATCGCGCTGTCCTGCGCCGGGGCTGCGGTGGTTTTGTACCGGGCGCGGGTGAAAATGGTGGTTCAACTTATAGGTGCTTCTGTACTCGTGTTATTTGGCGCTAATCTGGTGGCGAGTGGTTTAGGTTTCTCGCTGCTGCCCTCGGTGGCGATTTTTTCTCATCCGACAGGGCAAAGCCTCTTTGTGCAGGGATTGCTGTTGACAGCATCCAATCCGTTGACAATTCTGTTTTGGGGCGGTGTGCTGTCTGCCCAGGTGGCTGAAAACGGTTGGAACAAAAATGAGCTTTCTCTCTTTGCGCTAGGCTGCATTTTGGCCACGGTATTATTTTTAACAGCTGTAGCATTTTTGGCTGGGGCTTTCGGCCGGTTTTTACCCAAGGTCGCCATACAAATGCTCAACGTGATTGTGGGCACAGTACTCATGTTCTTTGGGGCCAAGTTGTTTTGCAAAAAACGAATGGAGTAAAGTGAGCAAGACCGCTTTTTAATTATATCTAACAAGTTTAAATTAATTAAAAAGGTGGATGTTTTTAAAAATTAGAAATTGCAAAAAATATTCTAATAAAATGCTTGACAAATAATAGTAAATGGTCTATGGTTTAAACAACTAAACAATTGTTTGGCAATTTTAAAGTTGTTTAAGGAGGAAGATTTATGGAACCTTTTAAGCGTTTGCCTGACGCAGAGCTAGAGGTTATGCTGTTGATTTGGCAGAGCCACGATGCCATCCACACTGGGGAGCTTTTACAGCGCCTGCGCAAAACCAAAGACTGTAACTTGCAAATGCTGCAGTCCACATTAAACCGGCTGGTTAGCAAGCAATTTATTAAATGTGAAAAAATTGGCCGGCTGAATTTTTACACCCCTCTTGTGGATGCCGAAGATTACCGCATACAGGAGGCCGGTGGAATGATTGAAAAGCTTTACGAAAATTCACCCGCAAAGCTATTTGCTGCACTGTTCAAAAACAACGCGCTCAGTGAGGGCGAAGTTATGGAGCTGAAAAAACTGCTTGAAGAAAGCGGGGAATAAATATGCTTACGGCATTTTTTAAAGTTTTCTTTGGCGTTTCACTTTCTCTATCACCGCTCATCTTGTTGTTTCATTTGGCTGGGCCAACATTACGCAAGCGATATTCCGCTTACCTTTACCACTGGGTCTGGTTGGTTTTTGCGTTGCGGTTGCTGCTTCCAATACCGCTTTACGAGCACTCTCCGCTGTTACTCTCCTCTGGAGAGGCGGTCTACTTTTTGGAACAGGATCCTTCTGTTGCTGCACGCGCCTTTGCGGAGGCGGCATCTAGCAGCTTGACAGATGGGGTTGCATTGTTTCCTGGGCAGGTCGGCATCTCGTGGATGGGCATCGGGGCTATGGTCTGGATTGCCGGCGCGGTGATATTTTTTCTGTTTCACCTCGCAGCACAGTGGAAGATGCATCATGAACTACGCCGGTGGAGTATACCGGTACAAGATAATAAAACTGTCGCGCTTTTTGAGCAAAGCAAACGAGAGCAGGCGGTTACCCGACCGATTCGGCTTCGCATATGTATGCGGATGACCAGCCCAATGTTGACCGGTCTTTTTCGCCCCTATATTTTGCTGCCTTATGCGGGCCTGAAGGAGCAGCAGCTGGCCAGTGTTTTCCGTCACGAGCTGATGCACTATAAGAGGGGCGATTTGTGGTATAAGTTGTTGCTCATGACGGTTCTGGCGCTAAATTGGTATAATCCGTTTGTATATCTGCTGGTGTGGCAGGCAGAAAACGCGATGGAACTTGCTTGTGACAGCGACGTTCTACGCAGCGGCGGGGTTTCCCGCAAAGAATATGGGTTGGCGATTTTATCGCAGCTCCGACCCGACAAGACAAAATATATGTTGCTTACTACTCAGTTTTATGGAGGAAAAAAAGATATGAAACTCAGAATTCAACAGATTGCGGACTCTTCCCGCAAGAAAAATGGATTTATTGCGATAATATTTTGCGCAGTTTTAATTATCTCCGGAAGTGTTCTGGTAGGATGCGCTCCTGCTGCGGTAGGAACATTTCAAAAGACGGCCCCTGCGCAGTCAGTAGTCTTACAGGAATCGACGTCGGCGGTAAGTGAAGTGAAGGAAGAGCAGGAATCGGATTCGTCGTCGCCTACGTCGGAGGAAAAGTCGGAATTGACCGATACCATTTTTAAAAGCAGTACACT from Oscillospiraceae bacterium MB24-C1 includes the following:
- a CDS encoding M23/M56 family metallopeptidase; this encodes MLTAFFKVFFGVSLSLSPLILLFHLAGPTLRKRYSAYLYHWVWLVFALRLLLPIPLYEHSPLLLSSGEAVYFLEQDPSVAARAFAEAASSSLTDGVALFPGQVGISWMGIGAMVWIAGAVIFFLFHLAAQWKMHHELRRWSIPVQDNKTVALFEQSKREQAVTRPIRLRICMRMTSPMLTGLFRPYILLPYAGLKEQQLASVFRHELMHYKRGDLWYKLLLMTVLALNWYNPFVYLLVWQAENAMELACDSDVLRSGGVSRKEYGLAILSQLRPDKTKYMLLTTQFYGGKKDMKLRIQQIADSSRKKNGFIAIIFCAVLIISGSVLVGCAPAAVGTFQKTAPAQSVVLQESTSAVSEVKEEQESDSSSPTSEEKSELTDTIFKSSTLDADGLQQLSERIKHIATNSKLQYAGGTMAWPAPEGEQISLPYGSFGEGQFFHSGIDITGKEIYGTPVVAAQDGTVAFKNTQSVPGEGYGYYIIVDHGGGIVTMYAHLSKILVQENEAVVKGQKIGEVGTTGGTTGPHVHFEVLKDGESVDPSGYLLPDEAEKTN
- a CDS encoding Lrp/AsnC family transcriptional regulator → MDIIDTGILEVLKENGRASASEISRKVRLSVPAVTERIKKLEQNGIIRKYTVKINRYQTGQRLLAFVFVNIDTTAHIENFRNQMVQHPCVLECHHVAGAYDYLLKVALEDTQALENFLSVTLKKMDGVSSSNTIITLATLKEELNI
- a CDS encoding LysE family transporter, producing MKGGIMIWRGLKFGMLLQLAIGPMCLMVFNTSVTQGVLYSLCLVAAIVIVDAFYIALSCAGAAVVLYRARVKMVVQLIGASVLVLFGANLVASGLGFSLLPSVAIFSHPTGQSLFVQGLLLTASNPLTILFWGGVLSAQVAENGWNKNELSLFALGCILATVLFLTAVAFLAGAFGRFLPKVAIQMLNVIVGTVLMFFGAKLFCKKRME
- a CDS encoding BlaI/MecI/CopY family transcriptional regulator, encoding MEPFKRLPDAELEVMLLIWQSHDAIHTGELLQRLRKTKDCNLQMLQSTLNRLVSKQFIKCEKIGRLNFYTPLVDAEDYRIQEAGGMIEKLYENSPAKLFAALFKNNALSEGEVMELKKLLEESGE